A part of Agromyces protaetiae genomic DNA contains:
- a CDS encoding helix-turn-helix domain-containing protein — protein MTIPGSREVGRFLTVADAAELLSVDVATVDGLIRSGELPAIRVGEAGPWRVERAQLELWIEDRYEATRRESAWNEGEFAAMLDLSLAGPRRRLRPVE, from the coding sequence ATGACCATTCCCGGTTCGCGCGAGGTCGGCCGATTCCTCACGGTCGCCGACGCCGCAGAACTCCTCTCGGTCGATGTCGCGACCGTCGACGGGCTCATCCGTTCCGGTGAACTTCCGGCCATCCGTGTCGGCGAGGCCGGCCCGTGGCGCGTCGAGCGCGCCCAGCTCGAGCTGTGGATCGAAGACCGCTACGAGGCGACGCGACGCGAATCCGCGTGGAACGAAGGCGAGTTCGCCGCGATGCTCGACCTCTCGCTCGCCGGCCCGCGTCGCCGCCTCCGCCCGGTCGAATAG
- a CDS encoding Rv3235 family protein: MTALPTLARTARTTAFLDEDEYFSRQRSATRELPDPEVLLANLTRCVLEAMSGARELDQIARWVTDEVYRSLQKRVVLAARSRRVRGTTPKRPAFTVGRIHRCEPTDGVVEAVVIVHQRHRSRAVAIRLEGLDSRWRASVITVL; encoded by the coding sequence ATGACCGCTCTGCCGACGCTTGCGCGCACCGCCCGCACCACCGCGTTCCTCGACGAGGACGAGTACTTCTCCCGGCAGCGATCGGCAACGCGCGAGCTCCCCGACCCCGAGGTGCTCCTCGCGAACCTCACGCGATGCGTGCTCGAGGCGATGTCGGGAGCACGCGAGCTCGACCAGATCGCCCGCTGGGTGACCGACGAGGTGTACCGCAGCCTGCAGAAGCGCGTCGTGCTGGCGGCGCGTTCGCGTCGGGTCCGCGGCACGACGCCGAAGCGCCCCGCCTTCACCGTCGGTCGCATCCACCGCTGCGAGCCGACCGACGGCGTCGTCGAGGCCGTCGTGATCGTGCACCAGCGGCACCGTTCGCGTGCGGTCGCGATCCGACTCGAGGGGCTCGACTCGCGCTGGCGCGCGAGCGTCATCACCGTCCTCTAG
- the secA gene encoding preprotein translocase subunit SecA — protein sequence MASILEKVLRVGEGRTLKRLENYAKAINALEDDFMALTDEELKHETVELRERYANGESLDDLLPEAFAAVREASRRTLGLRHFDVQLMGGANLHLGNISEMKTGEGKTLVATTAAYLNALTSRGVHVVTVNDFLASYQSELMGRVYRALGMTTGCIVAGQTPAQRREQYAADITYGTNNEFGFDYLRDNMAWQASDMVQRGHHFAIVDEVDSILIDEARTPLIISGPASGEANRWFTEFARLATRLVPGEDFEVDEKKRTVGVLEPGIAKVEDYLGIDNLYESANTPLISFLNNSIKANALFKRDKDYVVMNGEVLIVDEHTGRILVGRRYNEGIHQAIEAKEGVQVKAENQTLATVTLQNYFRLYDKLSGMTGTAETEAAEFMSTYKLGVVPIPTNKPMVRIDQPDLVYKSEEAKFAQVVEDIVERHQKGQPVLVGTTSVEKSEYLSRLLAKKGVRHEVLNAKNHAREAAIVAQAGRHGAVTVATNMAGRGTDIMLGGNAEFIAVQKMHEKGLSPVDTPEEYEAEWDTVFEAVKAEVDGEAEKVLAAGGLYVLGTERHESRRIDNQLRGRSGRQGDPGESRFYLSLADDLMRLFNAGAAESLMSRGVPDDVAIESKVVSRAIRSAQSQVEARNAEIRKNVLKYDDVLNRQREAIYSDRRHILEGDDLHERTQRFLEDVIDEVLDQHTAEGNPDEWDFDALWVELKTLYPIGITIDEVVAEAGEKGRINRDFVRREILSDAKLAYQRREQQLGSPAMRELERRVVLSVIDRRWRDHLYEMDYLKDGIGLRAMAQRDPLVEYQREGYAMFQQMMGSIREETVGFLFNLEVEVAPQGGGATIEAKGLGGQQTGADKLSYTAPSDDGGVEVRNQRGQVQQAATQRARRAVAQSQAPAQQAPAARGAFGQRTDVASDAAPQNRAERRAQERKGS from the coding sequence GTGGCTTCGATTCTGGAAAAGGTCCTCCGCGTCGGCGAGGGCCGAACCCTGAAGCGGCTCGAGAACTACGCGAAGGCGATCAACGCCCTCGAAGACGACTTCATGGCCCTCACCGACGAGGAGCTGAAGCACGAGACCGTCGAACTGCGCGAGCGCTACGCGAACGGCGAGTCGCTCGACGACCTGCTGCCCGAGGCGTTCGCAGCGGTGCGCGAGGCGAGCCGTCGCACGCTCGGCCTCCGCCACTTCGACGTGCAGCTCATGGGCGGCGCCAACCTCCACCTCGGCAACATCTCCGAGATGAAGACGGGCGAGGGCAAGACCCTCGTCGCGACGACGGCCGCCTACCTCAACGCGCTCACGAGCCGAGGCGTGCACGTCGTGACCGTCAACGACTTCCTCGCGTCGTACCAGTCCGAGCTCATGGGCCGCGTCTACCGCGCCCTCGGCATGACGACCGGATGCATCGTGGCGGGTCAGACTCCGGCGCAGCGCCGCGAGCAGTACGCCGCCGACATCACGTACGGCACGAACAACGAGTTCGGTTTCGACTACCTGCGCGACAACATGGCGTGGCAGGCGTCCGACATGGTCCAGCGCGGCCACCACTTCGCGATCGTCGACGAGGTCGACTCGATCCTCATCGACGAGGCCCGCACGCCGCTCATCATCTCGGGCCCCGCCTCCGGCGAGGCCAACCGCTGGTTCACCGAGTTCGCGCGTCTCGCGACGCGCCTCGTGCCGGGCGAAGACTTCGAGGTCGACGAGAAGAAGCGCACCGTCGGCGTGCTCGAGCCGGGCATCGCGAAGGTCGAAGACTACTTGGGCATCGACAACCTCTACGAGTCGGCGAACACCCCGCTCATCTCGTTCCTCAACAACTCGATCAAGGCCAACGCCCTGTTCAAGCGCGACAAAGACTACGTCGTCATGAACGGCGAGGTGCTCATCGTCGACGAGCACACGGGCCGCATCCTCGTGGGCCGTCGCTACAACGAGGGCATCCACCAGGCGATCGAGGCGAAGGAGGGGGTGCAGGTCAAGGCCGAGAACCAGACCCTCGCGACCGTCACGCTGCAGAACTACTTCCGCCTCTACGACAAGCTCTCGGGCATGACCGGCACCGCCGAGACCGAGGCCGCCGAGTTCATGTCGACCTACAAGCTCGGCGTCGTGCCGATCCCGACGAACAAGCCCATGGTCCGCATCGACCAGCCCGACCTGGTCTACAAGAGCGAAGAGGCCAAGTTCGCGCAGGTCGTCGAAGACATCGTCGAGCGCCACCAGAAGGGCCAGCCCGTCCTCGTCGGCACGACGAGCGTCGAGAAGAGCGAGTACCTCTCGCGCCTCCTCGCGAAGAAGGGCGTGCGTCATGAGGTGCTGAACGCCAAGAACCACGCGCGCGAGGCCGCGATCGTCGCCCAGGCGGGCCGTCACGGAGCCGTCACGGTCGCGACGAACATGGCCGGCCGCGGCACCGACATCATGCTCGGCGGCAACGCCGAGTTCATCGCGGTGCAGAAGATGCACGAGAAGGGGCTCTCCCCGGTCGACACTCCCGAGGAGTACGAGGCCGAGTGGGACACCGTGTTCGAGGCCGTCAAGGCCGAGGTCGACGGCGAGGCCGAGAAGGTCCTCGCGGCCGGCGGCCTCTACGTGCTCGGCACCGAGCGCCACGAGTCGCGTCGCATCGACAACCAGCTCCGCGGTCGCTCCGGCCGTCAGGGCGACCCCGGCGAGAGCCGGTTCTACCTGTCGCTCGCCGACGACCTCATGCGACTCTTCAACGCGGGCGCGGCCGAGAGCCTCATGTCGCGAGGCGTTCCCGACGACGTCGCGATCGAGTCGAAGGTCGTCTCGCGGGCGATCCGTTCCGCGCAGTCGCAGGTCGAGGCGCGCAACGCCGAGATCCGCAAGAACGTCCTCAAGTACGATGACGTCCTCAACCGTCAGCGCGAGGCGATCTACTCCGACCGTCGGCACATCCTCGAGGGCGACGACCTGCACGAGCGCACGCAGCGCTTCCTCGAAGACGTCATCGACGAGGTCCTCGACCAGCACACGGCCGAGGGCAACCCCGACGAGTGGGACTTCGACGCGCTGTGGGTCGAGCTGAAGACCCTCTACCCGATCGGCATCACGATCGACGAGGTCGTCGCCGAGGCGGGCGAGAAGGGCCGCATCAACCGCGACTTCGTGCGCCGCGAGATCCTCTCCGACGCCAAGCTCGCCTACCAGCGCCGCGAGCAGCAGCTCGGCAGCCCCGCCATGCGAGAGCTCGAGCGCCGCGTCGTGCTGTCGGTCATCGACCGCCGTTGGCGTGACCACCTCTACGAAATGGACTACCTGAAGGACGGCATCGGCCTCCGTGCGATGGCGCAGCGCGACCCGCTCGTCGAGTACCAGCGCGAAGGCTACGCGATGTTCCAGCAGATGATGGGCTCGATCCGCGAAGAGACGGTCGGCTTCCTGTTCAACCTCGAGGTCGAGGTCGCCCCCCAGGGCGGCGGCGCGACGATCGAGGCGAAGGGCCTCGGCGGTCAGCAGACGGGTGCCGACAAGCTCAGCTACACGGCTCCGAGCGACGACGGCGGCGTCGAGGTGCGCAACCAGCGCGGTCAGGTGCAGCAGGCGGCCACGCAGCGCGCGCGTCGCGCCGTCGCCCAGTCGCAGGCACCCGCCCAGCAGGCGCCCGCCGCGCGCGGCGCGTTCGGCCAGCGCACCGACGTCGCCAGCGACGCGGCACCGCAGAACCGTGCCGAGCGTCGCGCCCAGGAGCGCAAGGGCAGCTGA
- the hpf gene encoding ribosome hibernation-promoting factor, HPF/YfiA family — protein MELNIVGRNLGVTDRFRAYVTEKAEKLDHFTERAISLDVKLARHSEKNGNPGPDRVELTLVGRGPVVRAEAEGSDKYAAFDVALGRLLERVRRAKDRRKVHRGGQRRPTSLREAADDGFQTVGVEAAGVEALEAVRTGAIPVVAESPVDEEEDDVYCPVVIRRKVFASNAMTVDDALYFMELVGHDFYLFVDSETGRPSVVYRRKGWDYGLIGIDETAAAADADEEAGAPARVSA, from the coding sequence ATGGAACTGAACATCGTCGGACGAAACCTGGGGGTCACCGACCGATTCCGCGCCTACGTCACCGAGAAGGCCGAGAAGCTCGACCACTTCACCGAGCGCGCGATCTCCCTCGACGTGAAGCTCGCGAGGCACAGCGAGAAGAACGGCAACCCCGGGCCCGACCGCGTGGAGCTCACCCTCGTGGGGCGTGGACCTGTGGTCCGCGCCGAGGCCGAGGGCAGCGACAAGTACGCGGCGTTCGACGTGGCGCTCGGGCGATTGCTCGAACGCGTGAGGCGGGCGAAAGACCGCCGGAAGGTCCATCGCGGCGGACAGCGCCGACCCACCTCGCTCCGTGAGGCCGCCGACGACGGGTTCCAGACCGTCGGCGTCGAGGCTGCGGGCGTCGAGGCGCTCGAGGCCGTGCGCACGGGAGCGATCCCGGTCGTCGCCGAGAGTCCGGTCGACGAGGAGGAGGACGACGTGTACTGCCCCGTCGTCATCCGCCGCAAGGTGTTCGCCTCGAACGCGATGACCGTCGACGACGCCCTCTACTTCATGGAGCTCGTCGGGCACGACTTCTACCTCTTCGTCGACTCCGAGACGGGCCGCCCGAGCGTCGTGTACCGCCGCAAGGGCTGGGACTACGGCCTCATCGGCATCGACGAGACCGCCGCCGCCGCCGACGCCGACGAGGAGGCCGGCGCACCCGCTCGAGTCAGCGCGTAG
- a CDS encoding ComF family protein has product MPLPHALRSALLDALALAIPVACAGCAAPDRSVCAECLAALAVGVEVGRPVRVVERSGLGVHAALVYAGPVAKVLGAAKDGGRTDAIAPLGRALGAAIVAALAVVPDAPGSLPIELCTVPSTRRAYRERGYAPVERMLASVGLRPSRVLRLTREHDDQARLGAGARRANAAGGLAARHPLDGRRFLVVDDVLTTGSTVAEAVRALAAAGAETVGVSVVAETPLRRESTVNGS; this is encoded by the coding sequence ATGCCGCTTCCGCACGCGCTCCGCAGCGCACTGCTCGATGCGCTCGCGCTCGCCATCCCCGTGGCGTGCGCGGGGTGCGCGGCACCCGATCGCTCGGTGTGCGCCGAGTGTCTCGCTGCGCTCGCCGTCGGCGTGGAGGTCGGGCGTCCGGTGCGGGTCGTCGAGCGGAGCGGTCTCGGCGTCCATGCGGCGCTCGTGTACGCGGGCCCCGTCGCCAAGGTCCTCGGGGCCGCGAAGGACGGCGGGCGGACCGACGCCATCGCCCCGCTCGGTCGGGCGCTCGGGGCGGCGATCGTCGCGGCGCTCGCCGTGGTCCCGGATGCCCCGGGCTCGCTCCCGATCGAGCTCTGCACCGTGCCGTCGACGCGGCGCGCATACCGCGAACGCGGGTACGCGCCCGTCGAGCGGATGCTCGCATCGGTCGGCCTCCGTCCTTCCCGCGTGCTCCGGCTGACGCGCGAGCACGACGACCAGGCGAGGCTCGGGGCGGGCGCGAGACGCGCGAACGCCGCGGGCGGCCTCGCCGCGAGGCATCCGCTCGACGGGCGCCGGTTCCTCGTCGTCGACGACGTCCTCACGACCGGATCGACCGTCGCCGAGGCCGTGCGCGCGCTCGCCGCGGCGGGCGCCGAGACCGTGGGCGTCTCGGTCGTCGCCGAGACGCCGCTCCGCCGCGAATCGACCGTGAATGGGTCGTAA
- a CDS encoding GerMN domain-containing protein — MRRHPRLGHGAPEPSAVGRGHPARPRRPWRPSAAGASQADILSGFIDAGSDSRDNYGIAREYLTAGFADEWQAEESATIDVFTQREFEVVDDVTRRVDVVPAASLGANGEYEISASDAPIALTYSFEQVDGEWRISNAPQGILIDTSNFGRAFREHALTFLSPDGRYAVPDVRWFAGSEAVQTKIVRALLGGPAEWLDPGAAVVSAFPEGARLEADVVPIVNGVATVDIAGVDAVDRRTAQLMRFQLTESLEGVRGVGSVRLALEGAEQNQSDAQNEPVVDPAVRTRPVVFDGETFGHLQASGDVDPLPILGGDVAAAAPTAAAVGPGGTSVAAVTADGLVLFQIGEEPLLLDPREGLIAPALDARGITWSVPRNAPDQLVVYTPTAADTPIDVPWSGSSIRSLEVSRDGTRVLALLDDGASARLVAASVVRDEDGVPTSLGPVTLPLAVSDGEPLDVAWIDDRTVAVLTSGVQGQPRILVQTVGGEVLQQRAAPADAVELDGGNTVRELRVRTSAGDLFTLSGVGWQPRASGIRLVAVQQPD; from the coding sequence ATGCGCCGGCATCCCCGACTCGGGCACGGTGCACCTGAGCCATCGGCAGTCGGGCGCGGACACCCCGCTCGACCTCGACGTCCTTGGCGCCCATCCGCAGCCGGGGCGAGCCAGGCCGACATCCTCAGCGGCTTCATCGACGCCGGGAGCGACTCGCGCGACAACTACGGCATCGCGCGCGAGTACCTGACGGCCGGCTTCGCCGACGAGTGGCAGGCCGAGGAGAGCGCGACGATCGACGTCTTCACCCAACGCGAGTTCGAGGTCGTCGACGACGTCACGCGGCGGGTGGACGTCGTCCCGGCGGCGTCGCTCGGAGCGAACGGCGAGTACGAGATCTCGGCGAGCGACGCACCGATCGCCCTCACCTACTCGTTCGAGCAGGTGGACGGCGAGTGGCGCATCTCGAACGCGCCGCAGGGCATCCTCATCGACACCTCGAACTTCGGACGCGCGTTCCGCGAGCACGCGCTGACGTTCCTCTCTCCCGACGGCCGGTACGCCGTGCCCGACGTGCGGTGGTTCGCGGGCAGCGAGGCGGTGCAGACGAAGATCGTGCGCGCGCTCCTCGGCGGACCCGCCGAGTGGCTCGATCCGGGGGCTGCGGTCGTTTCGGCATTCCCCGAGGGGGCCCGTCTCGAGGCCGACGTCGTGCCGATCGTGAACGGCGTCGCGACCGTGGACATCGCGGGCGTCGACGCGGTCGATCGCCGCACCGCGCAGCTCATGCGGTTCCAGCTCACCGAGAGCCTCGAGGGCGTGCGCGGGGTGGGCTCGGTGCGCCTCGCTCTCGAAGGCGCCGAGCAGAACCAGAGCGACGCGCAGAACGAGCCCGTCGTCGACCCCGCCGTGCGCACCCGTCCGGTCGTGTTCGACGGCGAGACGTTCGGCCATCTCCAGGCTTCGGGCGACGTCGACCCGTTGCCCATCCTGGGCGGCGACGTGGCGGCCGCGGCGCCGACCGCCGCCGCCGTCGGCCCAGGGGGCACATCGGTCGCGGCGGTCACGGCGGACGGGCTCGTGCTCTTCCAGATCGGCGAAGAACCGCTGCTCCTCGATCCGCGCGAGGGACTCATCGCGCCCGCGCTCGACGCGCGCGGCATCACCTGGTCGGTGCCGCGGAACGCGCCCGATCAGCTCGTCGTCTACACGCCGACCGCCGCCGACACCCCCATAGACGTGCCGTGGTCGGGCAGCAGCATCCGATCGCTCGAGGTGTCGCGCGACGGCACGCGCGTGCTCGCACTGCTCGACGACGGTGCGTCGGCGCGGCTCGTCGCGGCGTCGGTCGTCCGCGACGAGGACGGCGTGCCGACCTCGCTCGGCCCGGTCACGCTGCCGCTCGCGGTCTCCGACGGCGAGCCGCTCGACGTGGCGTGGATCGACGACCGCACGGTCGCTGTGCTCACCTCGGGCGTCCAGGGGCAGCCGCGGATCCTCGTCCAGACGGTCGGCGGCGAGGTGCTGCAGCAGCGGGCCGCGCCCGCGGACGCGGTCGAACTCGACGGCGGCAACACCGTGCGCGAGCTTCGCGTGCGCACGTCGGCGGGCGACCTCTTCACGTTGAGCGGCGTCGGCTGGCAGCCGCGGGCGAGCGGCATCCGCCTCGTCGCGGTGCAGCAGCCCGACTGA
- the mtrB gene encoding MtrAB system histidine kinase MtrB: MSTDAVRQVPAGTARRGIGPRVVAFFGRLGALWRRSLQFRTVLITVLLSGLAILVIGIYITFSIASSLFQQQLDDALDRSNDAAAAAQSTLEATDASDRAALDSVVEQSLRTVGTISGSSAIAVLRVPGQETSTLAPQDRLASSLGGRISPDLRESVQENPDETFWQSVSFAGAGGGDDDPGVVVGTDLEVRGAGRYELYIGYNFAAAEETLAFMQTIGIAGAAALLVLLAAITLLVVRWVIEPVRTVAATSRRLAAGDLGVRIPEKGEDELATLAASFNGMADSLQARIGELAELSVMQQRFVSDVSHELRTPLTTIRLAGDVLYGQREEFAGPTERTVELLHTQTVRFENLLADLLEISRYDAGSVELATEPTNLVHLAGDVIESMHDLARERGSDLRLIAPGGHLDAEVDPRRLRRIVGNLLGNAIEHGEGRPIVVSVDSDQHAVALSVRDYGLGMTEEQQARVFDRFWRADPSRTRTIGGTGLGLAISLEDAVAHRGTLDVWSKPGAGTVFRLTVPRSRDTALSGSPLPLEPADVDADGPAETSVGPLDTRSLEVHDV; this comes from the coding sequence ATGTCGACGGACGCCGTACGCCAGGTCCCCGCCGGCACCGCCCGGCGGGGCATCGGGCCGCGCGTCGTCGCCTTCTTCGGGCGCCTGGGCGCTCTGTGGCGGCGGTCGCTGCAATTCCGCACCGTCCTCATCACGGTGCTGCTGTCGGGGCTCGCGATCCTCGTCATCGGCATCTACATCACGTTCAGCATCGCCTCGAGCCTCTTCCAACAGCAGCTCGACGACGCGCTCGACCGGTCGAACGACGCGGCTGCGGCGGCGCAGTCGACCCTCGAGGCGACCGATGCGAGCGACCGTGCGGCGCTCGACTCGGTCGTCGAGCAGTCGCTCCGCACGGTCGGCACGATCTCCGGCAGCTCAGCGATCGCCGTGCTCCGCGTGCCGGGACAGGAGACGAGCACGCTCGCCCCGCAAGACCGGCTGGCGTCTTCCCTCGGCGGCCGCATCTCGCCCGACCTCCGCGAGAGCGTGCAGGAGAATCCCGACGAGACGTTCTGGCAGTCAGTGTCGTTCGCGGGGGCCGGCGGCGGTGACGACGACCCCGGCGTCGTCGTCGGCACAGACCTGGAGGTGCGGGGCGCCGGCCGGTACGAGCTCTACATCGGGTACAACTTCGCCGCGGCCGAAGAGACGCTCGCGTTCATGCAGACGATCGGCATCGCGGGCGCGGCCGCCCTCCTCGTGCTCCTCGCCGCGATCACGCTCCTCGTCGTCCGGTGGGTCATCGAGCCCGTGCGCACGGTCGCCGCGACGAGCCGGCGGCTCGCGGCGGGCGATCTCGGGGTTCGGATCCCCGAGAAGGGCGAAGACGAGCTCGCGACGCTCGCCGCGTCGTTCAACGGCATGGCGGATTCGCTGCAGGCGCGCATCGGCGAGCTGGCCGAGCTCTCGGTCATGCAGCAGCGCTTCGTGTCGGATGTCTCGCATGAGCTTCGCACTCCGCTGACGACCATCCGGCTCGCGGGCGATGTGCTCTACGGTCAGCGTGAGGAGTTCGCGGGGCCGACCGAGCGCACGGTCGAACTGCTCCACACGCAGACCGTGCGGTTCGAGAACCTCCTCGCCGACCTCCTCGAGATCAGCCGATACGACGCGGGGTCGGTCGAGCTCGCAACCGAGCCCACGAACCTCGTGCACCTCGCGGGCGACGTCATCGAGTCGATGCACGACCTCGCCCGCGAACGCGGCAGCGACCTGCGACTCATCGCGCCCGGCGGGCATCTCGACGCCGAGGTCGATCCGCGGCGGCTCCGCCGCATCGTCGGGAACCTGCTCGGCAATGCGATCGAGCACGGGGAGGGGCGGCCCATCGTCGTCTCGGTCGACAGCGATCAGCACGCCGTCGCCTTGAGCGTCCGCGACTACGGCCTCGGCATGACCGAGGAGCAGCAGGCGCGCGTGTTCGACCGGTTCTGGCGCGCCGACCCGAGCCGCACCCGCACGATCGGCGGCACGGGCCTCGGGCTCGCGATCTCGCTCGAAGACGCCGTCGCGCACCGCGGCACGCTCGACGTATGGTCCAAGCCCGGAGCGGGCACCGTGTTCCGTCTCACCGTGCCGCGCTCGCGCGACACGGCCCTCTCAGGATCCCCGCTCCCGCTCGAGCCGGCCGATGTCGACGCAGACGGGCCCGCCGAGACATCCGTGGGCCCGCTCGACACGCGGTCGCTGGAGGTCCACGATGTCTAG
- a CDS encoding DUF4129 domain-containing protein: MRLAEIPVDPDAPEARRWLLDELAKPEYRAAEPTWFDRLAQQIRDWLGDLFSGAGGLPEPVVALIAVLVVAALVVVALLVFGLPRLRRRRSSAEALFDDGDTRTLAELRRAADAAEAAGRFDLAIEERFRAIARALVDREIVRMHPGTTAHGFAASAAGSFPDFGMRLSEASDAFDGVRYLGRAGSLVEVRALAALDADLERSTPVAVGAGAGSGSGSGSGEFARIA; encoded by the coding sequence GTGCGCCTCGCCGAGATCCCCGTCGACCCCGACGCGCCCGAAGCGCGCCGGTGGCTGCTCGACGAGCTCGCCAAGCCCGAGTACCGGGCCGCCGAGCCGACCTGGTTCGACCGGCTCGCGCAGCAGATCCGCGACTGGCTGGGCGACCTCTTCTCGGGCGCCGGCGGTCTGCCCGAACCCGTCGTCGCGCTCATCGCCGTGCTCGTCGTCGCGGCCCTCGTGGTCGTGGCGCTGCTCGTGTTCGGGCTCCCGCGCCTCCGCAGGCGCCGATCGTCGGCCGAGGCGCTCTTTGACGACGGCGACACCCGCACCCTCGCCGAGCTCCGCCGGGCCGCCGACGCGGCCGAGGCCGCCGGCCGATTCGACCTCGCGATCGAGGAGCGCTTCCGCGCGATCGCGCGCGCGCTCGTCGACCGAGAGATCGTGCGGATGCATCCGGGCACGACGGCGCACGGGTTCGCCGCGTCCGCCGCGGGTTCCTTCCCCGACTTCGGAATGCGTCTCTCCGAGGCATCCGACGCCTTCGACGGCGTGCGCTACCTCGGCCGTGCGGGCTCCCTCGTCGAGGTCCGCGCCCTCGCTGCGCTCGACGCCGACCTCGAGCGCTCGACGCCCGTCGCCGTCGGCGCGGGCGCCGGGTCGGGCTCGGGCTCCGGTTCGGGCGAGTTCGCGAGGATCGCGTGA
- a CDS encoding DUF4350 domain-containing protein, which yields MSAPATVARSKAPDASGATPAESRTPTFGARLRRSRTWLVFAALAVAAALILFIVQGLGGPSGEPLGPADASPAGSKAVVEVLRAHGVAVEEVRTFDRATESARRGATVFAADLAGFLDTDQWRELAGDAERLVVADPDFGALQAIAPGVDQGGIASGALESAGCDLRAAARAGTLSDGQSLVRIDDDAAADGWVGCFADGDAFALAHRPAEDGGEITIVGGATVFQNGTIAQEGNAALALGLLGERADLVWYLPGPADVEGAAPTLADLTPGWVSPVLVLGALVAVAAGVWRGRRFGPLVAEDLPVDVPAHETAEGRARLYRSAVAREHALDQVRIAAVRRIAAVLRLPRSAPVDEVALAAAGATGRDPVAVHGVLVGRPPAGDREFVELSAAVGELEASVRAAVSPDSTRDPNREDPTGRRP from the coding sequence GTGAGCGCCCCGGCGACGGTCGCCCGGTCGAAGGCACCGGATGCCTCGGGCGCGACGCCTGCCGAATCGCGCACGCCGACGTTCGGCGCGCGACTGCGGCGGAGTCGCACGTGGCTCGTCTTCGCGGCGCTCGCGGTCGCAGCCGCCCTGATCCTCTTCATCGTGCAGGGCCTCGGCGGGCCGTCGGGCGAGCCGCTCGGCCCGGCCGACGCCTCTCCGGCGGGCTCGAAGGCCGTCGTCGAGGTACTGCGGGCGCACGGCGTCGCCGTCGAAGAGGTCCGCACCTTCGATCGGGCGACCGAGTCCGCCCGACGGGGCGCGACGGTGTTCGCGGCCGACCTCGCGGGCTTCCTCGACACCGACCAGTGGCGGGAGCTCGCGGGCGACGCCGAACGACTCGTCGTCGCCGATCCCGATTTCGGGGCGCTTCAGGCGATCGCACCGGGCGTCGACCAGGGCGGAATCGCGTCGGGCGCGCTCGAGAGCGCCGGCTGCGACCTCCGCGCCGCCGCGCGTGCGGGTACCCTCTCCGACGGACAGTCGCTCGTCCGCATCGACGATGACGCGGCGGCCGACGGATGGGTCGGATGCTTCGCCGACGGCGACGCGTTCGCGCTCGCGCACAGGCCCGCCGAAGACGGCGGCGAGATCACGATCGTCGGCGGCGCGACCGTCTTCCAGAACGGCACGATCGCCCAAGAGGGCAATGCCGCGCTCGCGCTCGGGCTCCTCGGCGAGCGCGCCGATCTCGTGTGGTACCTCCCGGGGCCCGCGGACGTCGAAGGCGCGGCGCCGACCCTCGCCGACCTCACACCGGGGTGGGTGAGTCCGGTCCTCGTGCTCGGCGCACTCGTCGCGGTCGCCGCGGGCGTCTGGCGCGGACGCCGCTTCGGCCCGCTCGTGGCCGAGGACCTCCCCGTCGACGTGCCCGCGCACGAGACCGCCGAGGGGCGCGCCCGCCTGTATCGCTCGGCCGTCGCGCGCGAACACGCCCTCGACCAGGTGCGCATCGCCGCCGTGCGGCGGATCGCGGCCGTGCTGCGCCTCCCGCGCTCGGCGCCCGTCGACGAAGTGGCGCTCGCCGCCGCCGGAGCGACCGGCCGCGACCCCGTCGCCGTGCACGGGGTGCTCGTGGGCCGCCCGCCCGCCGGCGACCGCGAGTTCGTCGAGCTCTCCGCCGCCGTGGGCGAGCTGGAGGCATCCGTCCGCGCAGCGGTCTCCCCCGACTCGACCCGCGACCCGAACCGTGAAGACCCGACAGGAAGGCGACCATGA